The Coccinella septempunctata chromosome 6, icCocSept1.1, whole genome shotgun sequence genome segment tggttttgaggttaggttaggttagtttaagttaggacagtgaaaaatcatattcgTACATGAAAATGCCATTTTAAGATATTAATTAAACGAATAAAGGATTGGATTTATTTATTGAAGGGCTGAACAGGGAAAATATTACTGATTTATATCGAATTTTCGCAATTTTCATAAGaactttgaaaaatcatatctccCAAACTACAAGTCTCCTAAGGTTGAGACATACaccaatcgatttttcatacaagactttatctaagaaaaaatcgacgTCAAAATCGGAGGTGGGCACTAATCTAAACTTTTACCGTTTGTTTATATCGAGGAACGAtaaaaatttttggtgtttttataAGGGTTTTCATGGATTCATGAAGAGACTGCTTTTCGCGCTTGTAAATCCTCTGGGTTGAAGCCAGTGTAATCAATCTACCGTACTTCTGATCCACTGCGAAGTTTTTTGTTCGAACTGGAACTTCATCGTGCTCATATCTTCTTATTTCAGCATGTGCTACAACAGAAGCTCAAATATGCGATCCACTTCTGCAAATCCATAGACAAAGATGAATACGCTCGAGTGGCAATGGCTGGAGACCTAGCTGTAAGTTCGAGTTCAGACATAGAAAGTGATCAGGAGATGGACAGCAGTAATTGATCTGCGTGTGCCATCTCCAGTCCAAACTTTTGATCGATATACTTGtatcttttttcatttttaatataCCTACTTCGAATTATGATGTTAATGCTTGAGGGATCGGTcccatgattttttttttatcgataTCGTTTGTTGGTTTTTGAAGCCTTTGATTTAAAAGAAATTATAGTTGACTCTTTTTATGTGatataatttattgaattatagaGGAACTTCCTTTTGCCCCACACagtgaaaaaatgtatttcgtTAATGCGATGAAAGTAGAATCGAATAAGTAGAGGGTAGATATTTATCTTAGTAATTGAACGatacttttttgattttcatatttccgtTTTTATTTTGTGCAGTTTTGcagtatttcaataaaaatataactagtCGAATTAAATTTATATTGAGAACAACAGGAATCGTGTATGTATTGGCTTCTTTCACGAAATATAAGTTGATTTTCATTCGGAAAATGAGCACAAGCTAAATGTCACAAATTGTATCTACTTATATTCATTTAAAGAAATACAATGTGAAaggaaaagaaattattttgaattattactCATGTAATTTCGAAGCAATATACTTTATAACAACAGAAAAAGGTTCATCCCTCACCCCCCTCAATGAATTAAATCCAAAGATTTATCAATATATTTCATTACATTTTGTATAAATCACTAATAAAATCAAATACAAAAGTATTAAGGGCTAATACTGCATTCGATGCAGCCATTAAAGGCCTCCCTCAAAGTCTTATAATTTATTAAATATTGACACTGGATTCAACAAcaaatcatttttataacattCAAACAAAACAGATCCAAGAATATAACTTGTAGGCCCTTAAAGAGCAGCTGTAACTTCGGCCAAATCTAAACTTAAATAAAATTTAACGATTTTTTAAACAGATTAAAATTGCAACTATTTACATTCCACGAATGTATGCGTtatttaattttcaatattgttctataaaattcattattaattTACATGATTTATGTCTGAAGTGAACATCGAAAATTTCATTATCCTTAAGTACACTGGGGATATTAacttggacaccctgtattgtgATAGGATGAATGTGGCAACAAGGTACATATTTATTCTTTCGACGAAAAATGTTTTAAATCTCTTGCATACCTCAGTAAAACCGTCTTCCTCTTTCGATTTTTCATGGCAAACACTATAAAGGGATTTATTTAACTTTTAAGTATCGATTTGATTATCTAGGAATTCTCAATAATTTGATGATATAGATACAAATTTTCTTTTCCAAGCGAAGTTGACAATTAATAACATTGAACATCGATTCATTTATAAAAGTATAAAACACATCGACTATAATACTGATGCAACAATTTATCCCCAAATTCATATTTGACACAGAGATGATTTCGATACTCATCATACAAGCACGAAATAGAACTTGTTCCCAGTTTTACATGTATATAAGCCTAATAAATTGGCACTATAAAAATAAGAATTTTCGCTCTActtaaatttaaataaataaagaaaattgtCACTGCAGAACTATTTACAACAATAGTTCCATGAGATACATTTCattttctatatatatatataatattcgtATGTTGTAAAAACGTTTTCGTTATTGTGATAAGTACAACTTTTTTCGGTCATGCAATTGGAATGATTTTCGCACATGGTTTTTCGTTATTGCAACGTGTGCCCTCATATTAGTAGAATACGACCATGTCACAAAAATATTGGACTTTTCAGAGAAATTGATCGTTTCCCTGGAAAGAGCGGCCAAAAAAAGCAACATACCCAGGATTTATTCTCAAAACAGAGATAACTGACGATTCGGTAATACTTCTTAGTACGGTTTCAAATTGCAGCAGTAATTTATCAGGCCATACTGATAATGCTAAAAAAATTCCTTGATTCGATGTTAGTGCATGttcgaatttcaaaaaaattcgatatttcaCAACGGCAGCAGTTCTTGTTTGTCGTAACTAATTATAAACATTCAGTCTGTGTCGATTTTATGAATACATAGTATATATGCACCGTTTTGATGTTCGGGGTGTTGATGAATTCATCCCGTTTAATCCATTTTGGGGAAGGCAAGTGTCCAGCACTATCCTAACTAAGTACGTAATAGTTTTCACTTAAAGCAACTAGTAATAAGCAATACTGTCTGTAAATATGACCCCACCACCGAAGCTTATAAGGCACTTTTTAGTGGTCCCCACGGAGGAGCTCCATCAGTAAGTTGAAGCTTGGCCCATCCCCATCTTTTGATTTTATCGTAAGCATCTCCTTTCCAACCTGAaaagtattaaaatatttgtattccCAACTGAATTAATCTTTATTCTTAATCTTGAAAGTACAGATTATTCAGCTCcgatatttattaaaaaaaattaaaaagatctCACCTGACAAGTTCGTTGCAGCTCGGGTATTCTCAGTAACAACTCCCCGAATTTGGAGGGACTTTCCGGATAATGAACTAGTGTGTAATCCTGTAAAGCTTTCAGTGCCTTTTCCTGTGATATCCTAACTTTTTCGGCTTCTTTGAGTTCGGAAGTGTCTATGAAAAATACCTCAAATGAAgaaatttcgatttttatttcatctCGACTTACCTGAAGTTAAAAGAAGAATAACTTTCATGGCAATGTATTCATATTGGTCTACTCTTAGCCTTCTGAGTTGTtctgtgaaattcaacattctctCTATACAAGCCTGCATACCCATATCCCTGGCTTGGTTCAAAGTGATGCTCTTCCCAAGGGACACCCTTATTTCTCCCGGCGTTGACATGGATCGAAAACAGCAAGAAAACAAGAGAAGCTCACACCAGGAATTTATAAGAAGGCAAATTTGATCATCGAtctggaaaatcatataaaacgataaatgaaacaaataaaaaaacctCTGGGATGATACCTACAGAGATATTCTTGAATAAGGGCAGACTTTTACACCATTTAACTATTTTGTACAGTCTGTGATCGGCAATATTGCACAGGTTGGCAACAAAGTCAGGACTCGTTTCCGTAGAACCGGCCAGAGCCGTACCAGCGAGAAGAGGATGATTGGCCAGATTATGAACAGCACCACTTCCGCCTTCTTTACCCAAGTGACCCTCTGTGTTCAGTTTTTGAAGCTCGGATTCGTTGTAATGCCAAAGGTGCTCCACATCCATTATTTCCTgaaaaagaaggtaatttcTGTATAAAACTTGCCCTAGTAGCTCTTTACTTCGTTGACAACATTGAGGGTAAAAACTGAAGCAAAGATGTATTACCTGCAATAATGGTGGGACGCCTTTAGAACCTGGGATTGCGCTTCGTCTATGATGACTACTTCCAAATTCCGGAGGTTCCAATTTAACTGTTAAGGAATGATCGTTCATATTGTGTCGCAAGTCCGATGAACTACTCCTAAAGTCGGAATGATTCGTCAATGATGGCGGAAGGGAATATGAACACTGGTACGTTGAGCGACCGCCCCTTGTTCTATCTTCTCTGATTGCTGAAAAATAAAGTCTTTCAGAGACAGACTTCGAACAGAACTGAGCCAACTCGTTGCCAAATCTATTTTTCGCCCATTAAGGAAGATTACTGAGTTTGGTTCGTCTTCCACATGCTTTGGCGTAGACTGGGATACTGCACCTCAAATTGATCAGCTAATCTGAAGGATATAACCATCGTGAAGGAACTTTTTTTTGGATTAGAACTGCCCGATTTTCGAAGGTCTTATACGCTCTTATTCTTATGTCACCCAGTATATTGAGTCCAATTTGAAGAATACAAGTTCGTGCACAGATTTGTTTTCGCTCAATTCCAAACGACATATTTTACGCGAGCAAATGATGTCATCAATCTCATTATCCCATTAGAATCATTTCGTTCTCGAGTTCCAGTTCTTCATCCTTCGCAACCTTGACTTTCTCCGCGTTATCTCATCAATTATCGATGATGCAAGAGAAGGAAAGAATTTCGGACCTCCCAAACCGAATATATGGAACCCCCAGgacagaaaaaaataataacaccCGGTTCCCAAGACTTCAGAACGAGATTTCGACGTAATAAATTcagatataaattcatttacGATCTGTGGGACCGAGAGTGGgaccttgtcaaaaaataacaTAGCTGATAATTTGAAATGGAAGCCGAATGCGATCCGATCCCTATTCCAAGCAGAGAACTGCTCATAGCTAACACCATATAATTATGTATCAGGTGTTCGAAGGAGTGTcgtggaaaaaattaattaataaaacTAGTTATGTATCGAATCGATGGTGAACCGGCTTCTTTTAGACACGAAACTGACGGTGACATGTTAGCTTTTGTTTAAGCTGCCTTATGATGGGCAAAGACAACTAAAAAACTAATTTCACAAGTCGAAGCAATCATTCAACTCTTCAATAAAACAACGTTTTATGTATATTGAAAATGCATTCGACGAGTCTAAATTCTGGCCAAATGCATATACACTATCAATAAAAATATCACTCGAGGAATAAAAGCCTTGATAGTGTTGGAAAACCgaagcaatattattatatcattaaTTATTATCGGACATAAAGGCTATGCAATAACATTTTCTAGTTCAGGGCTCAGGATAACTTACAGGgaaattttccacattttcactCGAGCCCAAGTGCTAAGAGACGACTTTCAATTTATTATAGCAGAGGAACGAAATGTTCTATTCATTCACGAATTGCTACAGGGCAAAATATAATCATTCAATAAGAACCAACGTTTATACGTCAAGGTTTTCATCCAGTGTGATGTATTATTACTCATATATGAGAAGTTTTCTTGGAACGCTCTTGTATACCGATATTGGTCGAAATTAGAGCTGGGCAGACATAAGTAAATTGTACATAAAGTAAGGAGAACTCGCGAGTGCTTATATTTCGACGGAGTCAGTACTTGATAAATTGTAGTACATATCTATTTACCGGCACatactaatttcgtaagcaccgagCTGGAGAGGGGTTGCGGAATCGCCATGTGTGAGCGAACCGCTGCATCTTGAGGGCCGCGGAGAGTTGTATGTGAAAAATCATGCTTCTATGCATGGAATCACAGAATATTCCTGTGTGTCATTGATATAAGAGTGAGAGAAAAACAAAACGAGCAAGATATAAACCCCAATATCCAATTCCTACCTTCTAACTTCATGCCGCACTGCAGACACTTCTCGAATCGGCACGCGGGGCATTTTTTCCTAGTTGCCACCGTGACCGGACAAGAGGCACCCCTCAGGCATACGTAGTTCTTTCGGTTTTGTACTGTTCTCTTGAAGAAACCCTTGCAGGATTCGCAGCTGAAGATGCCGTAGTGAAATCCTGATATTTTGTCGCCGCATATCGGACAGGGGCTGTTGATCAGCTGTTGCCTCGAGATGCCCGGTTGGGCAGGCAGGGAGTTGTGAAGTAGGCCGGTCTTTTCCTCCACCTCGTCCAAGACGTCGTTTTCGTTCGAGTAAGGAGAAGGCGAGTCTTCTTGGAGGCTGCGATATAGCACGTTGTGATGTAGAGGGCTACCGTGGACATTGTGCATATGACGACCCTGTTACGGATAATCTAGTGTCAGATTTGGAATTTGAGTCCTAAAAGATTTGGCATTTCaatttatacagagtgtttaTCGCAAAGTGACCACTAGAAGTATCTTGAGAGCTGAATGAGATCACCTTGCGTGGAACATCCGGTATATGGTTGCAAAATCATGCTCTGTATATTTGGAGAGATTAGAAAGTGGACTTGATGCAAACTACTCAGTACGATGACTAGGGATAGCTCAGGAATAAAATTGAAGCAAAAACTGATAAATACTTCGAAAGATGCCACAAATTTTGTAGCATTAAACCCCATACTATAGCTCATGACCTCTATGAGCCAAAATTTACTCCCCATGAAGATAGAAAAAATAGCACAGGTCGTGGATTGCAAATGGTATTCAAATACTGCCTCCATCAGCAATGTACAACCTTTTGAGCGAAACCTTTCTTCATTAAAAATTACCAGACAAATCGACAGTTtctatatacactgcgcaaaaaaattaacgcacattctgaaaatctcaattttaatgaa includes the following:
- the LOC123314971 gene encoding nuclear hormone receptor FTZ-F1 beta → MAAEMRSPNISVTPINVEVYHQPIPSATPSSGEPPPDGADAEVARIDFHSANVNMRSKKEEGESHPPRPMSWEGELSDHERDMCVDEDSSHQIPENLSMSQQSKQTSTIILETKDSPILRLKQPPMGNYSLHSTPSHSPLLGQRHPITGVPMMSHKDMMHKALNVPPTPSPDSAIHSAYSVFSSPNQSPLTQRHINLTPNLSRNNSDASHSSCCSYSSVSVSVSPTQQFSPTHSPIQGRHMHNVHGSPLHHNVLYRSLQEDSPSPYSNENDVLDEVEEKTGLLHNSLPAQPGISRQQLINSPCPICGDKISGFHYGIFSCESCKGFFKRTVQNRKNYVCLRGASCPVTVATRKKCPACRFEKCLQCGMKLEAIREDRTRGGRSTYQCSYSLPPSLTNHSDFRSSSSDLRHNMNDHSLTVKLEPPEFGSSHHRRSAIPGSKGVPPLLQEIMDVEHLWHYNESELQKLNTEGHLGKEGGSGAVHNLANHPLLAGTALAGSTETSPDFVANLCNIADHRLYKIVKWCKSLPLFKNISIDDQICLLINSWCELLLFSCCFRSMSTPGEIRVSLGKSITLNQARDMGMQACIERMLNFTEQLRRLRVDQYEYIAMKVILLLTSDTSELKEAEKVRISQEKALKALQDYTLVHYPESPSKFGELLLRIPELQRTCQVGKEMLTIKSKDGDGPSFNLLMELLRGDH